The Sediminispirochaeta smaragdinae DSM 11293 genome has a segment encoding these proteins:
- a CDS encoding SpiroCoCo family coiled-coil protein → MVFSLGNVITLLIVVLVLALYRQMDRNNRSLDKIRRYSEKIKGELDGFVDGKTQEVKNLAIDLDVHQKTGKEILKRIVGIEEELGKKAEKIELVHERISEYDKTLGELGRMTGQVEENLKRLHEESEFVDKVGKRVKEAGVRILQLEKQIPEINGKFTKENDTALRKVSAEVLKRTRQIVTGVHKEVEEAETRIHSFTEQLDRLEDRRSSMEAETMKAIEAGLDEQLYRAEQRGESLVAGFDEGLSGTLEKRKKEGDLFLQQLQGGQEQLNQSLARFRDEMSAIESAYQESLERAAKRGENLDDEVFELLRKNIEAKRQETESRLLADIQSTANAAEKSRSEVDQRLGAFEKGINDRYEALTKTADAAALQLDELTERSGRLDTDLKQRQEEKLAGFEHTIEKTFTELEDKISSWEEEVSYRFTRIEEVSADIDSLEANLRDSMERVSSRVRDDFGLFKDEMAGYRSDEKERADTEIGEIRSAIAGVEEELNQLKNQAYQNVSEKLEVFESEFFGDLQRRAGQMDERIEAWKKDVEMRLEELGTNGENGRQKLEIEYADDLKQRLSSFQGKIYAQQEKFEQQVAAFQERIGERMNTTGQALGGLEESLKNQILEAKESSRLAFQKEFSDYDSSVSSQIKRQERELTSRLTEISEGVEAKQVELSQMMESARSDLSGWQEKVLQELEETKGELSGDYSELKKSTEENIGALRRDFEAQRDDLILQTQEERTRLKNELKEISDTILAFEGDLRKRTESAFDNFNRDYENFSIEIQKRNRDFQADIDERIKDFKAFGADTKDKVEQMQKKLLGRIEENSGALDAQLQDIDKRLKQFLAQTKLFERADALKIGLQETIEDLKVEINRIEGQSQEIRETERKFQSIRKLGDEVNGRLNRFLAEKKRLEEMEGDFKKLINISQAVDVKLDQVTGSHDELQSIQARLRSLEDLEKEIEQRYERLEKRRDVMDSTIEGVDSNFQRMTDLEKELKEIDSKLLELPETIDELRRRIDTLAINKRKAEDAMEQLEKVDTLLSDSEKRIDELQKAREWLARTETRLEEVSKQAQEQVKLLGSIMKSDGATGSDKRGGAPGMNARELVSRLARQGWTVDQISRATKLSRGEVELILEMIPNNR, encoded by the coding sequence ATGGTATTCTCATTGGGAAATGTTATTACCCTCTTGATTGTGGTGCTGGTACTGGCGTTGTACCGGCAAATGGACCGCAATAATCGTTCTTTGGACAAAATTCGGCGCTATTCGGAGAAGATCAAGGGCGAGCTGGACGGTTTTGTGGATGGAAAGACCCAGGAAGTAAAGAATCTCGCCATCGATCTTGATGTTCATCAGAAAACCGGCAAAGAGATCCTTAAGCGAATTGTCGGTATCGAAGAGGAGCTTGGGAAAAAGGCCGAGAAGATTGAGCTTGTGCATGAACGCATCAGTGAGTATGACAAGACACTCGGTGAGCTGGGCCGCATGACCGGTCAGGTCGAAGAGAATCTCAAGCGTCTCCATGAGGAATCGGAATTTGTCGATAAGGTCGGCAAGCGGGTGAAGGAGGCCGGGGTTCGGATTCTCCAGCTGGAAAAACAGATCCCCGAAATCAATGGAAAATTCACAAAGGAAAACGATACGGCCTTGCGAAAGGTGAGTGCCGAGGTGCTGAAGCGTACCCGTCAGATCGTTACCGGTGTTCATAAAGAGGTGGAGGAAGCCGAAACCAGGATCCACAGTTTCACTGAGCAGCTGGACCGGCTTGAGGATCGTCGAAGCTCTATGGAGGCCGAGACGATGAAGGCAATTGAGGCTGGTCTTGATGAACAGCTCTATCGGGCCGAGCAGCGCGGGGAATCTCTTGTCGCCGGTTTCGACGAAGGGCTGAGCGGTACACTTGAAAAGCGAAAGAAAGAGGGCGATCTCTTTCTGCAACAATTACAAGGCGGTCAGGAGCAGCTGAATCAAAGCCTTGCCCGTTTTCGGGATGAGATGTCGGCGATTGAATCGGCCTATCAGGAATCCCTCGAGAGGGCCGCCAAGCGCGGAGAAAACCTTGACGATGAGGTCTTTGAACTTCTTAGAAAAAATATCGAAGCAAAGCGGCAGGAAACCGAGTCGAGGCTACTTGCTGATATCCAGTCGACGGCCAATGCAGCCGAGAAATCACGATCGGAGGTCGATCAGCGCTTAGGCGCTTTTGAGAAGGGGATTAATGATCGCTACGAGGCGCTTACAAAGACGGCTGACGCTGCCGCACTACAGCTTGACGAACTGACCGAGCGTTCCGGCCGCCTCGACACCGATCTCAAACAGCGTCAGGAAGAGAAGCTTGCAGGTTTTGAGCATACCATTGAGAAGACCTTTACCGAACTTGAGGATAAAATTTCCAGTTGGGAAGAGGAGGTCTCCTACCGGTTTACCAGGATCGAAGAGGTTAGCGCCGATATCGATTCTCTTGAGGCCAATCTGCGTGACTCCATGGAACGGGTATCTTCCCGGGTGCGGGATGATTTCGGTCTCTTTAAGGATGAAATGGCCGGCTATCGCAGCGATGAAAAGGAACGGGCTGATACGGAGATCGGCGAAATCCGTAGCGCCATAGCCGGGGTTGAAGAGGAGCTTAACCAGCTGAAGAACCAGGCCTATCAGAATGTTTCTGAAAAACTTGAGGTCTTTGAGTCTGAGTTTTTCGGCGATCTTCAGCGCAGGGCCGGTCAGATGGATGAACGCATCGAGGCGTGGAAAAAGGATGTGGAGATGCGCCTCGAAGAGCTGGGTACCAATGGAGAGAACGGTCGGCAGAAACTGGAAATCGAATATGCCGATGACTTGAAGCAGCGCTTGAGCAGCTTCCAGGGAAAGATATACGCCCAGCAGGAAAAATTCGAGCAGCAGGTCGCCGCTTTTCAGGAGCGAATCGGCGAGCGTATGAACACTACGGGGCAAGCCCTCGGCGGACTTGAAGAGAGTCTCAAGAATCAGATCCTCGAGGCAAAAGAGAGTTCTCGCCTTGCCTTTCAGAAGGAGTTCAGCGATTACGATAGTTCGGTTTCGTCGCAAATCAAGCGGCAGGAGCGGGAACTTACCAGTCGGCTGACAGAAATTTCCGAGGGTGTCGAAGCCAAGCAGGTGGAGCTTAGCCAGATGATGGAGAGTGCCAGAAGCGATCTCTCCGGATGGCAGGAGAAGGTACTTCAGGAGCTCGAAGAGACAAAAGGGGAGCTTTCCGGCGACTATAGCGAATTGAAGAAATCGACCGAGGAGAATATCGGTGCCCTCAGGCGTGATTTCGAGGCGCAGCGTGACGACCTCATCCTTCAGACTCAGGAGGAGCGCACGCGCCTTAAGAACGAGTTAAAGGAAATTTCCGATACCATTTTAGCGTTCGAGGGTGATCTGCGTAAACGTACCGAATCGGCTTTCGACAACTTTAATCGTGACTATGAAAACTTTTCCATCGAGATACAGAAACGTAACAGGGATTTTCAGGCTGATATCGATGAAAGGATCAAGGATTTCAAGGCCTTCGGCGCCGATACAAAGGATAAGGTCGAGCAGATGCAGAAGAAGCTGCTGGGCCGAATTGAGGAGAACAGCGGTGCTCTCGATGCACAGCTCCAGGATATTGATAAGCGTTTAAAGCAGTTTCTGGCCCAAACAAAGCTCTTTGAGCGTGCCGACGCCCTGAAGATCGGGCTGCAGGAAACGATTGAGGATCTCAAGGTGGAAATCAACAGAATCGAAGGACAGAGCCAGGAGATTCGTGAAACCGAACGGAAATTCCAGTCGATTCGGAAGCTGGGTGATGAGGTGAACGGCCGGCTTAACCGTTTCCTTGCCGAAAAAAAGCGGCTTGAGGAAATGGAGGGAGATTTTAAAAAGCTCATCAATATCAGTCAGGCCGTTGATGTAAAGCTTGATCAGGTGACCGGCAGCCATGATGAGCTTCAGTCTATACAGGCGCGGCTTCGGAGCCTCGAGGATCTCGAAAAAGAGATCGAGCAGCGCTATGAACGTCTCGAGAAACGGCGAGATGTAATGGATTCCACCATCGAAGGGGTCGACAGTAATTTCCAGCGAATGACCGATCTCGAAAAGGAGCTTAAGGAGATCGATTCGAAATTGCTCGAGCTCCCGGAAACGATCGACGAATTGCGTCGTCGTATCGATACCCTGGCGATAAACAAGCGTAAGGCAGAGGA
- a CDS encoding TonB family protein yields the protein MYDSRERLGVSLLIALALHLLLALLLGLVDWSPEADTLRLDPVVLLPPPLPTEPEAVTPSEVEKVEKPEATEPQPEAIVPAPQKAPERPAPRPEVAKQTSPRASAVETPAQPQPRASREQASQPPASAAPLPAPAPRISSSEPPKAPPEPEVVRNNWSPGSEIVYGDEAAGSTSDLSRSDEDAEAPTAGEGNEKAASPLLSDSTVEEKLGAIADQATSSGRSGQTSAGSSGGTDNASVDEPDVTFEGDQTRKLLAWSKPEIEPEMLGGRSSVMVEVQFTLPADGRPLLPEVVSSSGSTELDNVIKQAIRNWKFSEAEDGSSVKGKVRLIIRTQ from the coding sequence ATGTATGATTCCCGGGAGCGACTTGGCGTGAGCCTTCTGATCGCTCTGGCTCTGCATCTTTTACTTGCCCTCCTGCTTGGTCTTGTCGACTGGTCTCCCGAAGCGGATACCCTTCGGCTCGACCCTGTGGTGCTTTTGCCTCCTCCTCTTCCTACCGAGCCTGAAGCGGTAACGCCTTCGGAGGTAGAAAAGGTAGAAAAACCAGAAGCAACGGAACCGCAGCCGGAAGCCATAGTGCCTGCCCCCCAAAAGGCCCCTGAGCGGCCTGCTCCTCGCCCGGAAGTCGCGAAGCAGACTTCTCCCCGCGCTTCTGCAGTTGAGACTCCGGCACAACCGCAGCCTAGGGCAAGCAGGGAGCAAGCCTCTCAGCCTCCAGCCTCGGCCGCTCCGTTGCCCGCCCCCGCTCCCCGCATCTCTTCTTCCGAACCTCCCAAGGCCCCTCCCGAGCCTGAAGTCGTCCGCAATAACTGGTCTCCCGGTTCGGAGATTGTCTATGGTGATGAGGCTGCAGGAAGTACCTCAGACCTCTCCCGGTCCGATGAGGACGCGGAAGCTCCTACTGCGGGCGAGGGAAATGAGAAGGCAGCTTCTCCGCTTCTCTCCGACAGTACGGTAGAGGAGAAGCTGGGGGCCATTGCCGATCAGGCCACCTCAAGTGGCCGTTCGGGACAGACCTCGGCCGGTTCTTCCGGGGGGACGGATAACGCTTCGGTCGATGAGCCGGATGTGACCTTCGAGGGCGACCAGACCAGGAAGCTGCTTGCATGGAGTAAACCCGAGATAGAGCCGGAGATGCTTGGCGGACGAAGCTCCGTCATGGTAGAGGTCCAGTTTACCCTTCCTGCCGACGGGCGGCCGCTACTTCCCGAGGTTGTCTCCTCATCCGGTAGCACAGAATTGGACAATGTGATAAAACAGGCCATAAGAAACTGGAAGTTTTCAGAGGCGGAAGATGGCTCTTCGGTGAAAGGGAAGGTCCGCCTTATTATCAGAACCCAATAA
- a CDS encoding ExbD/TolR family protein — MTFRRRLKPTATVDLVPMIDVVFQLVIFFMVSSTFLLTPGISIELPSSSTAEPAVMTRLVVTVVSEDEIYLNRDRYALADLKEGLASLRSQDDIKAVIIEGDSGVSYSLMVRLLDVLRTEGFTGITLRTKDDAP; from the coding sequence ATGACCTTTCGCAGACGTTTGAAACCGACGGCAACCGTCGATCTTGTTCCGATGATCGATGTGGTGTTCCAGCTGGTTATCTTTTTCATGGTATCAAGCACCTTTTTGCTGACCCCCGGCATCAGTATCGAGCTTCCAAGTTCCAGTACTGCCGAGCCTGCGGTGATGACGCGACTCGTTGTTACCGTGGTATCCGAAGATGAGATCTACCTGAACAGAGACCGTTACGCTCTTGCGGATCTGAAGGAGGGGCTGGCCTCCCTCCGGAGTCAGGACGATATTAAGGCTGTCATCATCGAAGGAGACTCCGGGGTAAGCTACAGTCTGATGGTCCGGCTCCTCGATGTGCTGCGTACCGAGGGGTTTACGGGTATAACATTGCGAACAAAGGATGATGCCCCGTGA
- a CDS encoding HAD family hydrolase, whose product MQIRAIAFDIDGTLYPNRRMYLHSLPSFLFHPMLVLRFGRVRKEIRKKAFDGGFRQAQARFLSRASGGRLSETKAAEKIDRHLYGVWERSFRGVRPFAQLRETLLSFKRSGVKLAVLSDFPIQRKLSYLGVDDLIDIACCSEDSGRLKPDPLPFRRLVSALGLPPEEILYVGNSYRYDIEGAAGVGMRTAYLTRSREQKGIADFAFFRYPELRRWVEERLN is encoded by the coding sequence GTGCAGATTCGGGCTATTGCTTTCGACATCGACGGGACCCTCTATCCGAACCGCAGGATGTATCTTCATTCCCTTCCCTCTTTTCTTTTTCATCCAATGCTGGTTCTCCGTTTCGGCAGGGTGAGAAAAGAGATCAGAAAAAAGGCTTTCGACGGAGGCTTCAGGCAGGCCCAGGCCCGCTTTCTTTCCCGCGCCTCTGGTGGACGACTTTCGGAAACGAAGGCGGCAGAGAAGATTGATCGTCATCTCTACGGGGTATGGGAACGCTCATTTCGAGGGGTCCGCCCCTTTGCCCAGCTTCGGGAGACCCTCCTGTCCTTCAAGCGGTCCGGGGTGAAGCTTGCCGTGCTCAGTGATTTTCCGATTCAACGGAAGCTCTCCTATCTCGGAGTGGACGATCTTATCGATATCGCATGTTGTTCCGAAGATTCCGGACGCCTCAAGCCCGATCCTCTTCCTTTCCGCCGGCTGGTTTCCGCTCTCGGTTTGCCTCCGGAAGAAATCCTGTACGTTGGGAACAGTTATCGGTATGATATCGAGGGAGCCGCAGGAGTCGGGATGCGAACGGCCTATTTGACCCGTTCTCGGGAGCAAAAGGGGATTGCCGACTTTGCGTTCTTCCGTTATCCGGAGCTGCGGCGCTGGGTGGAAGAGAGATTGAATTGA